The sequence CAGGACCCGGCGCGGTGACCTGCTCTCGCGGCTGGTCGCGGACGTGGACGCGCTGCAGGACTACTGGCTGCGGTGGCTGCTGCCCGCCGGGACAGCCGTCCTCGTGGGCGCCGCGACCGTCGGGTTTACCGGCTGGCTGCTCCCCCAGGCGGGCCTCGTGCTGGCCGCCGGTCTGCTGCTGGCCGGGATCGGGGTCCCGCTCGTCAGCGGTGCCTGTGCCCGCCGCACCGAACGGCGCCTGGCCCCGGCACGCGCCGACCTGGCCACCCGGATCACCGATCTGCTCGGCGGGACGGCTGAGCTGACGGTCGCTGGTGCCCTCCCCGGACGCACGGCCAGGGCGCGCGCGGCCGACGCCGTCCTCACCCGGCTCGCCTCCCGCGCGGCGACCGCGACCGCGCTCGGCAGTGGCCTCACCGCGCTGATCGCCGGCCTCACCGTCGTGGCCGCCGCACTCGTCTCCCTGCCCGCGGTGGCGGACGGCCGGCTCGCCGGTGTGGAACTCGCCGTCGTCGTCCTGACCCCGCTGGCCGCCTTCGAGGCCGTGACCGGACTGCCGCTCGCCGTTCAGTACCGGCAGCGGGTGAAGCGGAGCGCGGAGCGCGTGTACGAGGTGCTGGACGCCCCGGTGCCCGTCCGCGAGCCCGATGCCCCGGTCGCGGCGCCGGCCACTCCGTTGCCGCTGGAGGTGCGCGGGCTCTCTGCCCGGTACCCGGGAGCCGGGCACGACGCGCTCGACTCCGTCGACCTCACGCTGGAGGCGGGCCGCCGCATCGCCGTCGTGGGCCCCTCGGGGTCCGGTAAGACCACGCTCGCCCAGGTCCTGCTCCGCTTCCTGGACGCGCGGGCGGGGGCCTACCGGATCGGCGGGGTGGACGCGTCCGCCCTGGAAGGGGACACCGTCCGGCGGTTCGTCGGGCTGTGTGCCCAGGACGCCCACATCTTCGACAGCTCGCTCCGGGAGAACCTGCGGCTCGCCCGCCCGGCCGCCGCCGAGCCGGAACTGCGCGACGCCCTCGCGAGGGCCCGCCTGCTCGACTGGGCGGAGGCGCTGCCGGACGGGCTGGACACCCTGGTAGGCGAACACGGCGCCCGCCTCTCCGGCGGCCAGCGCCAGCGGCTCGCCCTGGCCCGTGCCCTGCTCGCCGACTTCCCCGTCCTCGTGCTGGACGAGCCCGCCGAGCACCTCGACCTGCCCACCGCCGACGCCCTCACCGCGGACCTGCTTGCGGCGACCGCAGGGCGTACGACGGTCCTGATCACGCACCGGCTCGCCGGTCTTCAGGCCGTCGACGAGGTGGTGGTCCTGGACGCCGGCGCGATCGTCCAGCGCGGACCGTACGACGTACTCGCATCGGTGGACGGGCCGCTGCGCCGCATGCTGGCGCGGGAGAGGGAGAGCGTGGGGGAGCCGGGCGCGGTGGTGGGTGCGCGGTCCTGAGCGGGCCGCACACCAGGATTCCGACTTTCCCTTGCAAATAGGACTAACTACGCTCTGGGTATGTCAGAGCAGGACCCGAACCACGCAGAGCCTCCGGCCGGCTTCCAGCAGCCGAAGGACGCACGCGGCGACGCGACGGAAGCGGCGGAAACGACGGACGTGACCCGGAGCCTGCGGGGCCTGCCCGCCGGACTCACCGCCCGGGTGCCGCGGCTGCTGGAAGCCATGCGTTCCGTGGGAACCGGCCTCGAACTGCACTCCACCCTCGACCGGATCTGCGAGACGGCGGCCGAACTGGCCCACGCCCGCTACGCCGCGATCGGAGTCGTGGACCAGGAGGGCCAAGGGCTCTCCGACTTCGTCACCTTCGGCGTCCCTGAGCCGGTGGCGCACGAGATCGGCCGCCGGCCGGACGGCCACCGGGGCCTGCTGGGCGCCCTCCTCCACAACCCGCACCCACTCCGGCTGGCCGACCTGACCGCCGATCCGAGGTTCGCCGGCTTTCCGCGCGGCCACCCCCTGATGCGCACGTTCCTCGGCGTTCCGATCAGGGTCCGGGGGGAGATCTTCGGCAACCTGTACCTGGCCGAGAAGGACGGCGGCGGCGAGTTCAGCGACTACGACCTGCACCTGGTGCGCGTGCTGGCCACGGAGGCCGGGATCGCCATCGGCAATGCCCGGCTGTACGAGGCGGCCCGGCAGCGCGAGCGGTGGATCGACGGTTCGGTCGCCGTGACGACCGCCCTGCTCTCCGGCGGGGACGCCGACGACGCGCTCACGGTTGTCGCCGAACAGGCCCGCCGCCTCGCGGGCTCCGCCGCCGGCATCGTGATGCTGCCCGCCGAGGACGGCGGCCTGGAGATCGTCGCCGTCTCGGCGGAGGACCCGACCGACTCCCTGGGAGTGATCATTCCGGCCCGGAGCCCGGTGGTCGGGATGCTCCTGGGCGGCGAGGCGGTCTTTGTGGACGACTCGGCCACCGACCCCCGCATGATCACCAGGCTGGCGGACCGGTTCGGGCCGAGCATGCTGCTCCCCCTGCACAGCGGAGGCCGGGTGCTGGGCGCGCTCGCCACGCCCCGGGCCAGGGGCGGCCGGCCGTTCACGGAGACGGAACGCACGCTCGCCACCCAGTTCGCCTCGCAGGCGGCGCTGGCCCTGATGATGGCCGAGGCGCAGCGCGACCGGGAGCGGCTGGCGGTGTACGAGGACCGCGACCGGATCGCCCGGGACCTGCACGACCTGGTCATCCAGCGGCTGTTCGCCACCGGGATGATGCTGGAGAGCGCTCAGCGGCGTTCGGACGTGCCGGACGTACAGACCGGTGTCGGCCGGGCGGTCGACGAGCTGGATGTGACCATCCAGGAGATCCGCACCGCCATCTTCGCGCTCCAGCAGGAGCCGGCCGAGGCGCCGTCCGGGCTGTGCACCCGGGTCCTGCGCGAGATCAACATGGCCGCCGTCCCGCTCGGCTTCAAACCGTCCCACCGCTTCCTGGGGGCGGTCGACTCGGTGGTCGGCGAGCTGACGGGAAAGAACCTGATCGCGGCGCTCCGGGAGGCGCTGTCCAACGCCTTCCGGCACGCCGGCGCGGCGCGCATCGAGGTGGTCGTCGACGCGACCGCCACGCTGGAGGACGGGCGGGAGGCGGTGCGGCTCTCGGTCGCCGACGACGGGGTGGGCATGCCGGAGGGCGGCCGCCGCAGCGGTCTGCGGAACCTGGCCCGCCGGGCCGAGTCGCTGGGCGGGGCCAGCTGGTTCGGGCCCGGCATCGGGGAGGACGGCGGCGGGACGACGGTGGTGTGGCAGGCCCCGTTGTGAGCGGGGAGGCGTGGGACAGCCCGCTGCCTCAGTGGCCCATGGCCCCGGCGGTACGCCGTCGTATCAGCGTTCCGCGAGGTTGCGCGCGCGGTCGGCGAGGATGCGCTCGATGACGACGGCCACCCCGTCGTCGTTGTTGGTGACGGTACGGCCGGTGGCGGCGGCCAGGGCGGCCGGGTGGGCGTTGCCCATGGCGTACGAGGCGCCGGCCCAGCTCAGCATCTCCACGTCGTTCGGCATGTCACCGAAGGCGACGACCTCGGCGGCCGAGATACCGCGCTCGGCACAGCACAGCTCCAGCGTGCTGGCCTTGGAGACGCCGGGGCCGCTGACCTCGATGAGCGCGGTGGGGCTGGACCGGGTGAAGGACGCCCGCTCCCCGGCGGCTCCACGGGCCAGCGCGAGGAACTCGTCCGGGGCCAGCTCGCCGTGCTGGGCGAGGAGCTTCAGCACGGGGGCGCCGGCGCCCGGCGTCTCCTCGTGGAGCAGCTTCTCCGCGACGGCCACGGTCGCGCCGGGGTCGAGGTGGAAGGGCGGGTAACCGGGCTCGTAGTGGATGCCGGTGGTCAGCTCCACGGCGAAGGCCGTGCCGGGCGCGGCGGCACGCAGGGTGTGCACCACATCGAGGGCCGCCTCGCGCTCCAGCGCCCGGATCTTCAGCAGGCGGCCGCCCGCGTGCAGATCGGCGACAGCGGCGCCGTTGGCGCAGATGGCCAGTCCGTGACCGTGGACGTGGTCGCTGACGACATCCATCCACCGGGCGGGGCGGCCGGTGACGAAGAAGACCTCGACCCCGGCCTTCTCGGCAGCGGCGAGCGCCCGGACCGTGCGGTCCGAGACGGTCTTGTCGTCGCGCAGGAGGGTGCCGTCCAGGTCCGTGGCGATCAGCCGGGGAGCGACAGGAGCGGACTGTTCGGTAGCTGAGGTCACCCGCCCATTCTCCCGTACGAGGGTGCACGGGCGTGCGCAGGGGCGCACATCTGAGTACACGCGCCCCTGACCAGGCGAACATTCCCCTGGCATATGACAATGTCGTGACCAGGTCCGGGACGGCGTACGGGGCCATCACTCTGCCGACGGCGCAGCCGCAGTCCGGCATCCGCTTGGTGGGGAGCGTGATGGCGTGCGTGCTCAGCGTGGCCGGCTGCGGAGCAGTTCACTGAGCCGGTCACCGATGACGGACACTCCGGGGCGCTGTTCGGACTCGACGTACCAGGGCTTGCGTCGGCGCAGGAGTGCGTCGCCGTGCTCGTTCCAGGTGAAGTCGGGCTGCCGCAGGAGTTTCCGGAACACCGTGTCGACGGTTTTCGGGTGTGCGGCGGCCAGCCGGCGGATGGGCAGCGGTGTGATCGACTCCTCGCGCAGATACGTGCGGAGCAGGTCCTGGTGGCGTTTGCGGCCCGGGAGGCCGGGGTTCGCAAACAGGTCCCGCAATGATCCGTAGTCCGCGTAGAAGTTGAGTCCGTCGACCCGGTCATAGATGACGCCGACAGTCTCCGCCTCGGCCAGTTCGGGTGACAGTGTGAAGAGGGGCGGGTTCGGGGCGGCGTGTTGTCCGCCCCGGGGGGAGCCGGGGCATTGCCCGGCGCCGGCGGCGTGCTGCCGATGGCGGTAGTAGGCATTGATACGGTCCTCGGCTTCCTCGGGCGTGAGGATCAGCTCGTCGCTGCCGAAGAACTCGGCGAAGGCGGCTCGGTCCTCACGCATCGAGTGCCATCCCTGCTCGACTTTCTCCGGGTTGCGGAAGACGAGGCCGGGCCGGCCGGCGGCCAGGTCAAGGGCCGCGGCGGCGATCTCCGGCATGGCGCTGCGAGGGTAGGAGGACATCACGCCGGAGAAGAGCCACGCGCCGGGTGCTGGTGCCAGCGCTACCAGTCTGGCGCTGAGGAAGCTTCCCTTCGCGACCCTGCGGAGAGCCGTCCGCCCGGCGTTGGTGTAGGTGCAGTACTCGAGGTCGTCCAGCAGGTTGAGCAGGAGCAGGGAGTCGCCGTTCCTGCCCCGTACCTCGAAGAGCCCCTCCACAGGGTCACGCCAGGCCAGCACCATCTGCCGGTCGGCATCGGTCAGGGCCGGTCGCCGGGTGACGAAACGGTCGGCGACCGTGTTGCCGTCAGGAAGGCGGTACTGCAGCAGGAAGTAGTCGATGACGTTGGTGGCGGTCGCCTCGTCCAACACTCCTTCGGGACCTACTGCTTCCGACAGGAGTGGATCGAGGAACCGTTCGAAGGAGCGGCTCTCCCCGAACGCTACGAGGTCTTCCTTCAGT comes from Streptomyces sp. Mut1 and encodes:
- a CDS encoding sensor histidine kinase: MSEQDPNHAEPPAGFQQPKDARGDATEAAETTDVTRSLRGLPAGLTARVPRLLEAMRSVGTGLELHSTLDRICETAAELAHARYAAIGVVDQEGQGLSDFVTFGVPEPVAHEIGRRPDGHRGLLGALLHNPHPLRLADLTADPRFAGFPRGHPLMRTFLGVPIRVRGEIFGNLYLAEKDGGGEFSDYDLHLVRVLATEAGIAIGNARLYEAARQRERWIDGSVAVTTALLSGGDADDALTVVAEQARRLAGSAAGIVMLPAEDGGLEIVAVSAEDPTDSLGVIIPARSPVVGMLLGGEAVFVDDSATDPRMITRLADRFGPSMLLPLHSGGRVLGALATPRARGGRPFTETERTLATQFASQAALALMMAEAQRDRERLAVYEDRDRIARDLHDLVIQRLFATGMMLESAQRRSDVPDVQTGVGRAVDELDVTIQEIRTAIFALQQEPAEAPSGLCTRVLREINMAAVPLGFKPSHRFLGAVDSVVGELTGKNLIAALREALSNAFRHAGAARIEVVVDATATLEDGREAVRLSVADDGVGMPEGGRRSGLRNLARRAESLGGASWFGPGIGEDGGGTTVVWQAPL
- a CDS encoding Cof-type HAD-IIB family hydrolase, giving the protein MTSATEQSAPVAPRLIATDLDGTLLRDDKTVSDRTVRALAAAEKAGVEVFFVTGRPARWMDVVSDHVHGHGLAICANGAAVADLHAGGRLLKIRALEREAALDVVHTLRAAAPGTAFAVELTTGIHYEPGYPPFHLDPGATVAVAEKLLHEETPGAGAPVLKLLAQHGELAPDEFLALARGAAGERASFTRSSPTALIEVSGPGVSKASTLELCCAERGISAAEVVAFGDMPNDVEMLSWAGASYAMGNAHPAALAAATGRTVTNNDDGVAVVIERILADRARNLAER